From a single Phragmites australis chromosome 7, lpPhrAust1.1, whole genome shotgun sequence genomic region:
- the LOC133923395 gene encoding uncharacterized protein LOC133923395, producing MNLQAEPLNLKEATVTCIPRLRGGSGRRPRRGGSSAAAAPVSVLDRLRDVMLRLAMLSAATSAPTTKGTLLRPATATPSRAEARVSPAYADSYRSEAVDDCIEFLKRSAAGASGGAPAAVEASTAASPLHASARAM from the coding sequence ATGAACCTACAGGCCGAGCCCCTGAACCTGAAGGAGGCCACGGTCACATGCATTCCAAGGCTGCGCGGCGGCAGCGGTCGCCGACCGCGCCGGGGAGGCTCGTCGGCTGCTGCCGCGCCGGTGTCGGTGCTGGACCGGCTCCGGGACGTCATGCTGCGTCTTGCGATGCTGTCAGCCGCGACGTCGGCACCGACGACCAAGGGCACCCTGCTGCGGCCGGCGACAGCGACGCCGTCTAGAGCGGAGGCGCGCGTGAGCCCGGCGTACGCGGACTCGTACCGGAGCGAGGCGGTGGACGACTGCATCGAGTTCTTGAAGCGGTCGGCGGCCGGCGCGTCCGGCGGCGCCCCGGCAGCCGTGGAAGCGAGCACGGCGGCGTCACCTTTGCACGCGTCTGCACGTGCCATGTGA
- the LOC133923396 gene encoding WEB family protein At2g17940-like, producing MVGGGEGNGGGEVVVVGRAEIDTRAPFRSVKEAVVLFGEKVLAGELYAGRRPTAVTENRGVATSRSNQHAAVVTTAAAVVAVSRDVPPVTVELAEAKQELEKEREEKQKMAGCIQSLQEELSHAMMELKRLKARDDEEAAATKVIDLQVDEGLSFIEVEKQRGSTDNIGAAGGGGELQKKRYVTFADPPTAAAAACRAPPLPDVVMELHRAPPQPHYYREPRFQRQMSAGHEPAVKAAASAGEEGRKKKKKPLIPLVGALFMRRKSSSSSCHDDSF from the exons ATggtaggaggaggagaaggtaacggcggcggcgaggtggtggtggtggggcgGGCGGAGATCGACACCAGAGCACCGTTCCGGTCGGTGAAGGAGGCCGTCGTCCTCTTCGGCGAGAAGGTCCTCGCCGGGGAGCTCTACGCCGGACGACGCCCCACGGCCGTCACCGAG AACCGAGGGGTAGCAACAAGCAGATCCAACCAGCACGCCGCCGTCGTCACCACAGCTGCCGCGGTCGTCGCTGTGTCACGCGACGTGCCGCCGGTcacggtggagctggcggaggcGAAGCAGGAGCTGGAGAAGGAGCGGGAGGAGAAGCAGAAGATGGCCGGGTGCATCCAGTCCCTGCAGGAGGAGCTGAGCCACGCCATGATGGAGCTCAAGAGGCTCAAGGCGCGCGacgatgaggaggcggcggccaccAAGGTCATCGACCTGCAGGTCGACGAGGGCCTCAGCTTCATCGAGGTGGAGAAGCAGCGGGGCTCGACCGACAACATTGGCGCCGCTGGGGGCGGAGGCGAGCTCCAGAAGAAGAGGTACGTAACGTTCGCCGACCCGCCGACGGCCGCAGCCGCCGCGTGCCGCGCGCCGCCCTTGCCGGACGTGGTGATGGAGCTGCACCgcgcgccgccgcagccgcatTACTACCGCGAGCCACGGTTCCAGAGGCAGATGTCAGCCGGgcacgagccggcagtgaaggcgGCGGCATcggcgggggaggaggggaggaagaagaaaaagaagccgCTGATCCCGCTGGTGGGCGCGCTGTTCATGAGGaggaagagcagcagcagcagctgccacGACGACTCGTTTTGA